From Thermodesulfovibrionales bacterium:
CCAGGCCTTCAAGGCCTCTCTCACGAATGAACCGCTCCTGATCCTCGCAGCGCTGATAACCGTCTATATTGTGCTCGGGGTGCTGTACGAAAGCTACATCCATCCCGTCACGATACTGTCGACGCTGCCCTCTGCAGGTGTGGGGGCGGTGCTCTCGCTGATGCTTTTTCGGACCGAGCTCAACGTCATCGCGATCATCGGCATTATACTCCTCATCGGGATTGTGAAAAAGAACGGCATCATGATGGTCGACTTTGCCCTGGAGGCTGAGCGCAAAGAGGGTAAAGGCCCTGAGGATGCGATCTACCAGGCCTGTCTTCTGAGGTTTAGACCGATCATGATGACGACGATGGCAGCACTTCTGGGAGCATTGCCCCTCGCCCTTGGGCATGGCGCCGGCTCCGAGCTTCGCCGTCCCCTCGGAATCTCTATTGTCGGCGGCCTCGTCTTCAGCCAGGTCCTTACCCTCTACACCACACCGGTCATCTATCTCGTTTTTGACAGGCTGTCCAGGCGCATGCGCGAAAGCCGCGCCGACGCGGTGACCGGTGATTCAGGGCGCGGGGAAGGAACTCAGCATTAGCGATGAACATTTCTGCGCCCTTCATCAGGAGGCCTGTCGCGACCACACTTCTCACCGTCGGGCTCGTGCTCGCAGGGATAACCGCCTTCCGCTCGCTCCCGGTATCGCCTCTGCCGCAGGTAGACTTTCCCACAATTTCTGTTTCGGCGTCTCTGCCCGGCGCGGATCCTGAGACCATCGCCACGTCGGTCGCAGTTCCCCTTGAACGTCAGCTCGGACGCATCGCAGGCGTGACCGAGCTGACCTCGACCAGTTACCAGGGCATCACGAGTATTACACTCCAGTTTGAGTTGAACCGCAATATCGACGGCGCTGCACGGGACGTCCAGGCGGCGATCAATGCGGCGCGCGCAGACCTGCCTGCAAACCTTCCGAGCAATCCGACGTACCGGAAGGTGAATCCTTCCGATGCGCCTATCCTCATCCTCGCGCTCACTTCCGAATCGGCGAGCAAGGAGCGCATGTATGACGCGGCGTCCTCCATCATCCAGCAGAAGCTTTCCCAGGTGAAGGGCGTGGGCCAGGTCTTCGTGGGCGGCAGCTCGCTTCCCGCGGTGCGCGTCGATCTCAACCCTGTGGCGCTCAGCAGGTACGGCATCAGTCTTGAAGGCGTGCGCGGTCTCCTCGCCTCGACGAATGTGAACCGGCCGAAGGGGCAGCTCTCGACCGCAGAGAAGACCTGGGAGATCCGCACAAACGACCAGCTCAGGACCGCTGCCGAGTATACGCCGCTCGTCGTAACCTACAGGTCGGGCGCCGCAGTGCGGCTGGAGGACGTGGCGAATGTCCAGAACTCGGTCGAGGACCTGCGCACGGCAGGGTTCGTCAACGGAAAGCCCGCGGTCATGGTGATCGTGTTTCGTCAGCCGGGTGCAAATATCATCGAAACGGTCGACAGAATCCGGGCAATGCTCGGGCAGTTGAAAGCGGCTCTTTCCGGTTCGGTGGATCTCTCGGTCGTGGTGGACCGCACCCCGCCCATCCGCGGATCGCTCCATCATGTGGAGGGGACGCTGGTGGTCTCGTGCCTGCTCGTCATCCTGGTGGTCTTTGTCTTCCTGCGCAATGTGAGAGCCACGATCATCCCCGGCGTGGCGGTTGCTGTTTCGATCGTCGGCACCTTCGCGGTCATGTACCTCTCCGGCTACAGCCTTGACAACCTTTCCCTCATGGCCCTCACGATCGCCACGGGGTTCGTTGTCGACGATGCCATCGTGGTCCTCGAAAATATCACCCGTTACCGTGAAAAAGGGGAGACGTCGCTTCAGGCTGCCTTGTCAGGGACAAAGGAGATCGCCTTTACAGTCGTCTCGATGAGCGTCTCGCTCGTTGCGGTCTTCATTCCGATCCTCCTGATGGGCGGGATGGTCGGCCGGCTCTTCAGGGAGTTTGCGGTGACGCTGTCCGCGGCGATCATGGTGTCGCTTTTGCTGTCGCTGACGACAACGCCGATGATGTGCGCAACACTCCTGAGACCCGAGAGGGAGGATCACGGGAGACTGTACCATACGGGCGAGCGGGCCTTCCTATGGATGCACGACCACTATGACAGGAGCCTCCGCTGGGCCTTACGACATTCCCGGTTCATGCTCTTCCTTATCGGAGTGACCGTTGTACTCAACGTCGTCCTCTTTGTTCTTGTGCCTAAGGGGTTTTTCCCCGAACAGGATACAGGCCGGCTCAACGGGTCGATCATTGCCGACCAGTCTACGTCGTTTCAATCCATGAGGGAGAAGCTGCTGCAGGTGGTGAATATCGTTATGAAGGACCCTGACGTAGAGTACGTCACAGGCTTTACCGGAGGGGGAGGAGGTGGTGGCTCAACGACGAATACGGGAAGGATGTTCGTGTCGCTCAAACCCTTCGAGAAGAGGAAGTCTACGGCGCAGCAGGTGATCGCGCGGCTGCGTAAGGGGCTCGCATCAGTGCCCGGCGCACCGACCTTTCTCCAGCCGGTACAGGACCTGAGGATAGGGGGGAGAATAAGCGGCGCGCTCTATCAGTTCACCCTCAGGGGAGACAATCTCGATGAGCTTAACCTCTGGGGCCAGCGCATGCTCCAGAAGCTGCGGACCATGTCCGAGATCGTCGATGTGAGCAGCGACCAGCAGGACAAGGGGCTCGAGGCCTCGCTCGTCATCGACCGTGATACCGCCTCGCGGCTTGGTATAACGCCTCAGCTCATGGATAATGTCCTCTACGACGCCTTCGGCCAACGCCAGGTGTCGATAACCTATACGCTCCTGAACCAGTACCATGTCGTCATGGAAGTTGACCCGCGCTTCTGGCAGCATCCTGACACGCTCAAGGACATCTATGTGACGTCCGCCGGCGGCGGTCAGACGCCGTTGAACGTCTTCACGCACTACGAACCGAAAGCAAAGTCGCTGGCGGTGAACCACCAGGGACAGTTCCCTGCGATTACGCTCTCTTTCAACCTGGCGCCGGGTGTCGCCCTTGGAAGCGCGGTGTCCGCAATCGGTGCCGCGGCGCGGGAGATGGGAATGCCTTCGAGCATCCGCAGCAGCTTTGCCGGCACGGCCCAGGCATTTCAGGACTCGCTTGTAAGCGAGCCGCTCTTGATCCTTGCGGCGCTCATCACCGTCTACATCGTGCTCGGGGTGCTTTACGAAAGCTACATCCATCCCATCACCATCCTCTCGACGCTGCCCTCGGCAGGAGTGGGGGCTGTCCTTGCCCTCATGTTCTTCCACACCGACCTCAGCATAATCGCGGTCATCGGCATCGTCCTTCTGATCGGCATCGTGAAGAAGAACGGAATCATGATGGTCGACTTTGCCCTCGAGGCCGAGCGCAAGGAAGGGAAGGCCCCTGAAGAGGCAATTTTTCAGGCCTGCCTTTTGCGGTTCCGGCCTATCATGATGACGACCATGGCGGCGCTTTTGGGCGCCTTGCCCCTTGCGGTGGGATCAGGGGTGGGGTCGGAGCTTCGCCGGCCGCTCGGCATCTCGATCGTCGGCGGACTGATCTTCAGCCAGATGCTCACGCTCTACACGACACCTGTGGTTTACCTGTACCTTGACCGTTTCAGGCTGTGGGTTGAAGGTGTGAGGAAGGGACAGAGATGGCGGCACGACAACAAGATCACCTCGTCTACCGAAATATGAGGAGCGCACATGAGCCATCACCACTATAAGGTAATCTTGATAAGCACAATCTTATTGGTTTTCACGGCATGCACGGTAGGCCCTGACTACGTGCGGCCGGCGACTGACGTTCCTCCGTCATACAAAGAGTCCGAGGGATGGAAGAAGGCCCAACCAAGGGATGGTGTTGCGAAGGGCCCATGGTGGGAGATC
This genomic window contains:
- a CDS encoding multidrug efflux RND transporter permease subunit, coding for MNISAPFIRRPVATTLLTVGLVLAGITAFRSLPVSPLPQVDFPTISVSASLPGADPETIATSVAVPLERQLGRIAGVTELTSTSYQGITSITLQFELNRNIDGAARDVQAAINAARADLPANLPSNPTYRKVNPSDAPILILALTSESASKERMYDAASSIIQQKLSQVKGVGQVFVGGSSLPAVRVDLNPVALSRYGISLEGVRGLLASTNVNRPKGQLSTAEKTWEIRTNDQLRTAAEYTPLVVTYRSGAAVRLEDVANVQNSVEDLRTAGFVNGKPAVMVIVFRQPGANIIETVDRIRAMLGQLKAALSGSVDLSVVVDRTPPIRGSLHHVEGTLVVSCLLVILVVFVFLRNVRATIIPGVAVAVSIVGTFAVMYLSGYSLDNLSLMALTIATGFVVDDAIVVLENITRYREKGETSLQAALSGTKEIAFTVVSMSVSLVAVFIPILLMGGMVGRLFREFAVTLSAAIMVSLLLSLTTTPMMCATLLRPEREDHGRLYHTGERAFLWMHDHYDRSLRWALRHSRFMLFLIGVTVVLNVVLFVLVPKGFFPEQDTGRLNGSIIADQSTSFQSMREKLLQVVNIVMKDPDVEYVTGFTGGGGGGGSTTNTGRMFVSLKPFEKRKSTAQQVIARLRKGLASVPGAPTFLQPVQDLRIGGRISGALYQFTLRGDNLDELNLWGQRMLQKLRTMSEIVDVSSDQQDKGLEASLVIDRDTASRLGITPQLMDNVLYDAFGQRQVSITYTLLNQYHVVMEVDPRFWQHPDTLKDIYVTSAGGGQTPLNVFTHYEPKAKSLAVNHQGQFPAITLSFNLAPGVALGSAVSAIGAAAREMGMPSSIRSSFAGTAQAFQDSLVSEPLLILAALITVYIVLGVLYESYIHPITILSTLPSAGVGAVLALMFFHTDLSIIAVIGIVLLIGIVKKNGIMMVDFALEAERKEGKAPEEAIFQACLLRFRPIMMTTMAALLGALPLAVGSGVGSELRRPLGISIVGGLIFSQMLTLYTTPVVYLYLDRFRLWVEGVRKGQRWRHDNKITSSTEI